One genomic region from Drosophila busckii strain San Diego stock center, stock number 13000-0081.31 chromosome 3R, ASM1175060v1, whole genome shotgun sequence encodes:
- the LOC108603534 gene encoding uncharacterized protein LOC108603534 isoform X2, giving the protein MEDSGIDSEDRQSNIYEDGAAGLLKSASGAPKHMSDLEFEVAFRGASKVYAPTTIEIDEQARNAERNEPPNTCRILQRKLELKVERARRNYTQYQEEQATKTQAATLIPINRLPIPGEQEQKPLVDYKSESSDEAEEISFFPAQLKRAKRRQQQSELTDTFSIQEMTIESDLESDDSGGTQNLELLLPSMKSNVLDKLKSCLCCYRRR; this is encoded by the exons ATGGAGGACAGCGGCATCGATAGCGAAGATAGACAGTCGAATATTTATGAAGATGGTGCAGCTGGTTTGTTG AAAAGCGCAAGCGGAGCACCCAAACATATGTCAGATCTGGAGTTTGAGGTGGCATTCAGGGGCGCCAGCAAAGTGTACGCGCCcacaacaattgaaatcgATGAACAGGCGCGCAATGCGGAGCGCAACGAGCCACCAAACACCTGCCGCATACTGCAACGCAAACTGGAGCTGAAGGTCGAGCGTGCCAGGCGCAACTATACACAATATCAGGAGGAGCAG gcaacaaaaacacaggCTGCAACGCTTATACCCATTAATCGTTTGCCCATACCGGGTGAGCAGGAGCAGAAGCCGCTGGTGGACTACAAATCCGAGAGCAGCGACGAGGCCGAGGAGATTAGTTTCTTTCCAGCGCAGCTTAAGCGCGCCAAGCGTCGTCAGCAGCAATCCGAGCTCACTGATACGTTTAGCATACAAGAGATGACCATTGAGTCTGATTTGGAGTCTGACGACAGCGGTGGCACACAGAATCTGGAACTGTTGCTGCCCTCCATGAAGTCGAATGTGCTGGACAAGCTTAAGAGCTGTCTATGCTGCTATCGACGCAGGTAA
- the LOC108603534 gene encoding uncharacterized protein LOC108603534 isoform X1, translating into MEDSGIDSEDRQSNIYEDGAAGLLKSASGAPKHMSDLEFEVAFRGASKVYAPTTIEIDEQARNAERNEPPNTCRILQRKLELKVERARRNYTQYQEEQVSIEKIQKECRVCIAFLICQATKTQAATLIPINRLPIPGEQEQKPLVDYKSESSDEAEEISFFPAQLKRAKRRQQQSELTDTFSIQEMTIESDLESDDSGGTQNLELLLPSMKSNVLDKLKSCLCCYRRR; encoded by the exons ATGGAGGACAGCGGCATCGATAGCGAAGATAGACAGTCGAATATTTATGAAGATGGTGCAGCTGGTTTGTTG AAAAGCGCAAGCGGAGCACCCAAACATATGTCAGATCTGGAGTTTGAGGTGGCATTCAGGGGCGCCAGCAAAGTGTACGCGCCcacaacaattgaaatcgATGAACAGGCGCGCAATGCGGAGCGCAACGAGCCACCAAACACCTGCCGCATACTGCAACGCAAACTGGAGCTGAAGGTCGAGCGTGCCAGGCGCAACTATACACAATATCAGGAGGAGCAGGTAAGCatagaaaaaatacaaaaagagTGTAGAGTGTgcattgcttttttaatttgccaggcaacaaaaacacaggCTGCAACGCTTATACCCATTAATCGTTTGCCCATACCGGGTGAGCAGGAGCAGAAGCCGCTGGTGGACTACAAATCCGAGAGCAGCGACGAGGCCGAGGAGATTAGTTTCTTTCCAGCGCAGCTTAAGCGCGCCAAGCGTCGTCAGCAGCAATCCGAGCTCACTGATACGTTTAGCATACAAGAGATGACCATTGAGTCTGATTTGGAGTCTGACGACAGCGGTGGCACACAGAATCTGGAACTGTTGCTGCCCTCCATGAAGTCGAATGTGCTGGACAAGCTTAAGAGCTGTCTATGCTGCTATCGACGCAGGTAA